The Zalophus californianus isolate mZalCal1 chromosome 8, mZalCal1.pri.v2, whole genome shotgun sequence genome has a segment encoding these proteins:
- the LOC113938051 gene encoding cytochrome c oxidase subunit NDUFA4-like, with amino-acid sequence MLRQIISQAKKHLSLIPLFIFIGAGGTGAVLYVLCLALFNPDVSWDRKNNSEPWNKLGPNDQYKFYSVNVDYSKLKKEGPDF; translated from the coding sequence ATGTTACGCCAGATCATCAGTCAGGCCAAGAAGCATCTGAGCTTGATCCCCCTCTTCATATTTATTGGGGCAGGAGGTACTGGAGCAGTGCTGTATGTCTTGTGCCTGGCATTGTTCAATCCAGATGTCAGTTGGGATAGGAAGAATAATTCAGAACCCTGGAACAAACTGGGTCCCAATGATCAATACAAGTTCTACTCAGTGAATGTAGATTACAGCAAACTGAAGAAAGAAGGTCCAGACTTCTAA
- the LOC113938249 gene encoding LOW QUALITY PROTEIN: replication factor C subunit 3-like (The sequence of the model RefSeq protein was modified relative to this genomic sequence to represent the inferred CDS: deleted 1 base in 1 codon) yields MSLWVDKYQPCSLGRLDYHKEQVAQLCNLVQCGDFPHLLVYGPSGAGKKTRIMCFLLELYGVGVEKLRIGHQTITTPSKNKVETSTIASNYHLEVNPSDAGNSDQVVIQEMLKTVAQSQQLETNSQRDFKVVLLTEVDKLTKHAQHALHRTMEKYMSTCRLILCCNSTSKMIPPIHSRCLAVCVPAPSIEDICPVLSTVCKKEGLNLPSQLAHQLAERSCRNLRKALLMCEACRVQQYPFTADQEIPETDWEVYLWETANAIVSQQTPQSLLEVRGRLYELLTHCIPPEIIMKGLLSELLHNCDGQLKGEVTQMATYYEHHLQLSSKAIYHLEAFVAKFMALHKKFMEDGLEGMMF; encoded by the exons ATGAGCCTTTGGGTAGACAAATAccagccctgctccttgggacGGCTGGACTATCACAAGGAGCAAGTGGCGCAGCTGTGCAACCTGGTGCAGTGTGGtgattttcctcatctcttagtgTATGGACCATCAGGTGctggaaaaaagacaagaattaTGTGTTTTTTACTTGAACTTTATGGTGTTGGAGTGGAAAAATTAAGAATTGGACATCAGACCATCACAACTCCatctaaaaataaagttgaaactAGCACTATTGCAAGCAATTATCACCTTGAAGTTAATCCCAGTGATGCTGGGAATAGTGACCAGGTAGTAATCCAGGAGATGTTGAAAACAGTGGCACAATCACAACAACTTGAAACAAACTCTCAAAGAGATTTTAAAGTGGTATTATTGACAGAGGTTGACAAACTCACCAAACATGCTCAACATGCCTTGCATAGAACCATGGAAAAGTATATGTCTACTTGCAGACTGATCTTGTGTTGCAATTCTACATCTAAAATGATACCACCTATTCATAGTAGGTGCCTGGCAGTTTGTGTGCCTGCTCCCAGCATTGAAGATATTTGTCCTGTGTTATCTACTGTGTGCAAGAAGGAAGGTCTGAATCTTCCTTCACAACTGGCTCATCAACTTGCAGAGAGGTCGTGCAGGAATCTCCGAAAAGCCCTA TTAATGTGTGAAGCCTGCAGAGTGCAACAATATCCTTTTACTGCAGATCAAGAAATCCCTGAAACAGATTGGGAGGTGTATCTCTGGGAGACCGCCAATGCTATTGTCAGTCAGCAGACTCCACAAAGCCTCCTTGAAGTTCGTGGAAGACTTTATGAGCTTCTAACTCATTGTATTCCTCCTGAAATAATAATGAAGGGCCTTCTCTCAGAACTTTTACATAATTGTGATGGACAACTGAAAGGGGAGGTGACCCAGATGGCCACTTACTATGAACATCATCTACAGCTCAGTAGCAAAGCCATTTATCACTTGGAAGCATTTGTGGCCAAATTTATGGCACTTCATAAGAAGTTCATGGAGGATGGATTGGAAGGCATGATGTTTTGA
- the LOC113938528 gene encoding LOW QUALITY PROTEIN: AP-2 complex subunit mu-like (The sequence of the model RefSeq protein was modified relative to this genomic sequence to represent the inferred CDS: substituted 1 base at 1 genomic stop codon) encodes MSFAATVIGGLFIYNHKGEVLISRVYRDDIGRNAVDAFRVNVIYARQQVRSPVTNIARTSFFHVKRSNIWLAAVTRQNVNAAMVFEFLYKMCDVMVAYFGKISEENIKNNFVLIYELLDEILDFGYPQHSETGALKTFITQQGIKSQHQTKEEQSQITSQVTGQIGWRREGIRYRRNELFLDVLESVNLLMSPQGQVLSAHVSGRVVMKNYLSGMPECKFGMNDKIVIEKQGKGTADETSKSEKQSIAIDDCTFHQCVRLSKFDSEHSIRFIPPDGEFELMRYCTTKDIILPFQVIPLVREVERTKLEVKVVIKSNFKPSLLAQKIEVRIPTPLNTSGVQVIGMKGKAKYKASENAIVWKIKHMAGMKXSQISAEIELLPTNDKKKWARPPISMNFEVPFAPSGLKVRYLKVFEPKLNYSDHDVIKWVRYIGRSGIYETRC; translated from the exons ATGTCTTTTG CTGCCACCGTGATTGGAGGCTTATTCATCTATAATCACAAGGGGGAGGTGCTTATCTCCCGGGTCTACCGAGATGACATTGGGAGGAATGCAGTGGATGCCTTTCGGGTCAATGTTATCTACGCCCGGCAGCAGGTTCGCAGCCCCGTCACCAACATCGCTCGCACCAGTTTCTTCCATGTCAAGCGGTCCAACATCTGGTTGGCAGCTGTCACCAGGCAGAATGTCAATGCTGCCATGGTCTTCGAATTCCTCTATAAGATGTGTGACGTAATGGTTGCCTACTTCGGCAAGATCAGCGAGGAGAACATCAAGAACAATTTTGTGCTCATATATGAGCTGCTGGATGAGATCCTGGACTTTGGCTATCCACAGCATTCAGAGACAGGAGCACTGAAAACCTTCATTACTCAGCAGGGTATCAAGAGCCAACATCAGACAAAAGAAGAGCAATCCCAGATCACCAGCCAGGTGACCGGGCAGATTGGCTGGAGGCGGGAGGGCATCAGGTATCGCCGGAATGAGCTCTTCTTGGATGTGCTGGAGAGTGTGAACCTCCTCATGTCCCCCCAGGGGCAGGTGCTGAGCGCCCATGTGTCAGGCCGGGTGGTGATGAAGAACTACCTGAGTGGCATGCCTGAGTGCAAGTTTGGGATGAATGACAAGATTGTCATTGAGAAGCAAGGCAAAGGCACAGCTGATGAAACAAGCAAGAGTGAGAAGCAATCGATTGCCATCGATGACTGCACCTTCCACCAGTGTGTGCGACTCAGCAAGTTTGACTCTGAACACAGCATCAGATTCATCCCACCAGATGGAGAGTTTGAGCTAATGAGGTATTGTACCACCAAGGACATCATCCTTCCTTTCCAGGTGATCCCACTAGTGCGAGAAGTGGAACGCACCAAGCTGGAGGTTAAGGTGGTTATCAAGTCCAATTTCAAGCCCTCATTACTGGCTCAGAAGATTGAGGTGAGGATCCCAACCCCACTGAACACAAGCGGGGTACAGGTGATCGGCATGAAGGGGAAGGCCAAGTACAAGGCCAGCGAGAACGCCATCGTGTGGAAGATCAAGCACATGGCAGGTATGAAGTAATCGCAAATCAGCGCAGAGATTGAACTTCTGCCCACCAATGACAAGAAGAAATGGGCTCGACCCCCCATTTCCATGAACTTTGAAGTGCCATTCGCACCCTCTGGACTCAAAGTGCGCTACTTGAAGGTGTTTGAACCGAAGCTGAACTACAGCGACCACGATGTCATCAAATGGGTGCGCTATATTGGCCGCAGCGGCATTTATGAGACCCGCTGCTAG